GCCCGGAGGTATCGGCCGGCGCAGCGCTATCGGGCGCGGTGACCTGCCCGGTGGCATCCCGCGCCAGCAGCGATAACATGGCGGCGGCAACGGTCGCCGCGCGAGCACACCTCCGGAATCGCGTCATGAGCCCCCCTTCGAGTGAGTGGTCCCGGCCGATCAGGGCGGACACACGGACGGGGTCACCCGTCGCGGCGGCCGGGACGATGACGGGGGCAACCGCGGGTCCGGAGCAATGATATGGCTACGTGATGAATGTGTCAAGCAAGATATGTCAGATCTGCACTGCTCGATCAACGTAGATTCATTTGTTGATACTTATGCTGAAAATATGGATATTATGACTGCACTATTAGCACGATCTGCTTGACAGCCTGCAACTCACCCATTATTCTCTCCCCCACGCCCGGCAGCGCCCAAAGCGCCGTCCGGCGGGCCACCGAATACCACCCATTCACGGCTCGCGAGGTCCCATGAGCACCACGGTCAGGCCCAGGGCTCCCCTCCGCACCGCGCCATCGAGCGACGCCGCGGCACTCCTCCAGTTGCTCAAGGACCGAAAAATCCAGGTCGTGGACGTGAAGTTCTGCGACCTGCCGGGCACGTGGCAGCACTTCTCGATCCCGGCGGCCACGCTCGACGCCGAGATGCTCAAGGAGGGGCTCGGGTTCGACGGCTCGTCGATTCGCGGCTTTCAGGCGATCAACGAGAGCGACATGCTGCTCGTGCCCGACGTGTCCACCGCGTTCATCGATCCGGTGCTCGAGGTGCCGACGCTCTCGCTCACCTGCGATATCTACGACCCGGTCACGCTGGAGCCCTACTCGCGCGACCCCCGCTTCATCGCCTTCAAGGCCGAGGAATACCTCAGGACGACAGGCATCGCGACCGCCTGCTACTGGGGCCCCGAGGCCGAGTTCTTCATTTTCAACTCGGTGCGCTTCGACCAGAACGCGTTCGAGGCGTATTACCATATCGATTCGGACGAGGGGATCTGGAATTCGGGGTCCAACGGAAAGCCGAACCTGGGCCACCGGCCGCGCCACAAGGAGGGCTACTTCCCGGTGCCACCCGCCGACCGGCTGCAGGACGTGCGCTCGAAGATCATGCTGGCACTCATCGAGGCCGGGGTGCCGGTCGAGGTGCAGCATCACGAGGTAGCCACGGCGGGACAGGCGGAAATCGACTTCCGCTTCGGCACGCTGGTCCAGACGGCCGACCGCCTGCTGGTCTACAAGTACATCGTGAAGAACGTCTGCCACAGCCTGGGCTACACGGCCACGTTCATGCCCAAGCCTCTCTTCGGTGACAACGGGTCCGGCATGCACGTGCACCAGTCGCTCTGGAAGGGCGACGAAAACCTCTTCTTCGACGAGAAGGGCTACGCGCTCCTGTCGGAGACGGCCCGGCACTACATCGGGGGTCTCCTCGCCCACGCGCCGGCGCTGCTTGCGCTCTGCGCGCCGACCACCAATAGCTACCGGCGGCTGGTGCCGGGCTTCGAGGCACCGGTCAACCTCATGTACTCGGCGCGGAACCGCTCGGCGATCTGCCGGATCCCGTGCTACTCGTCGAGCCCCAAGGCACGCCGCGTGGAGTTCCGCGCGCCTGATCCCACTGCCAACCCGTACCTCGCGTTTTCGGCGATGCTCATGGCCGGCCTCGATGGCATCACGCGGAGGCTCGAGCCGCCCGCCCCGATCGACGAGGACCTGTACGAGCTACACGACGAGCGCAAGGCGACGATCAAGACCGTGCCCGGGAGCCTCGCCGAGGCGCTCGATGCGCTCGAGCGCGACCACGAGTTCCTGCTGGCCGGCGATGTCTTCACGCCGGACGTGATCGCTACCTGGATCGGCTACAAGCGGGCGAAGGACGTCGCGGCCGTGAGCTTGCGGCCGCATCCGTACGAGTTCTTCCTCTACTACGACGCGTAGGCACGCGGCGTGGGATCGGCTATTTTGGGGGTGCCCGCACGGGCGTGCCGCAGAGCTCGGCGTGCCGGGTACCCCCGAAGGAGCCAGAGAGGATGAAACTGATCACCTGCATCATTCGGCCGGAGCGCCTTACCGAGGTGAAGGCGGCGCTTTTCCGTGCCGGGGTCACCGGCATCTCGATCAGCCGCGTAAGCGGCCACGGCGGCGAGCGAGACCTGGTGGAGCACTACCGTGCGTCGTCGATCGTGCTCGAGTTCCGCGAGAAGGTGAAGATCGAGATCGCTGTTTCGGACCCGTTCGTCGAGCCCACGATCAACGCCATCCTCACCTCGGCCCGTACCGGCGAGGTGGGAGACGGCAAGATCTTCGTCCAGGCGCTGGAGCAGGTCATCCGCATCCGGACGGGCGAGACGGCGAACGCCGCGCTGACGCCGGTCACTGCCGACGAAGTGCAGCGGAGCGCGTTGCAGGCAGCCGGCTCGAAGTGACGCGCTCAGCCGAATCGTTCCATATGGCCCATGAACTGCGCAGCCGCGAGATCACGGGAGGCCTTGAGCGCGCCCCCAACCGCGCCATGCTCCGCGCCGTCGGCTTCGGCGACGGCGATTTCTCCAAGCCCATCGTCGGCATCGCCAACGGATACAGCACGATCACACCCTGCAACGCGGGGCTCGACCTGCTCGCGCACCGAGCCGAGGCGGCCGTGCGCGCGGCCGGCGGCATGCCGCAGCTCTTCGGCACCATCACGGTGAGCGACGGAATCTCGATGGGCACCGAGGGGATGAAGTACTCCCTCGTCTCCCGCGAGGTGATCGCCGATTCGATCGAGACCGCCTGCGGCGCGCAGCGGATGGACGGCGTCGTTGCGATCGGGGGCTGCGACAAGAACATGCCGGGCGCCATGATCGCCATCGCCCGCATGAACATTCCGGCCATCTTCGTTTACGGCGGCACCATCAAGCCGGGCCATCTCGACGGGCGCGATCTCACCGTCGTGAGCGCGTTCGAAGCGGTCGGGCAGTTCAGCGCCGGACGCATCGGCGCCGACGAGCTGCTCGCCGTGGAGCGGCACGCCTGCCCCGGCCGTGGGTCGTGTGGCGGGATGTACACCGCCAACACGATGTCGTCGGTGATCGAGGCCATGGGCATGAGCCTCCCGGGCTCATCCACCATGGCCGCCGAGGACGTCGAAAAGGAAGAGAGCGCCGCTCGCTCGGGCGAAGTGCTGATGACGGCCGTCCGCCGCCAGTTGCTCCCCCGGCAGATCCTCACCCGGAAGGCTTTCGAGAACGGAATCAGCGTGGTGATGGCGCTCGGCGGCTCGACCAACGCGGTGCTGCACCTGCTCGCCATGGCGCGCGCGGCCGAGGTGCCGCTCACCCTCGACGATTTCGAGACCATCCGCGCACGCGTGCCGGTGCTTGCCGATCTCAAGCCGTCGGGCCGGTTCGTCGCGACCGATCTGCACCGGGCCGGCGGCGTGCCGCAGGTGACGCGGATGCTGCTGGCGCACGGCCTGCTGCACGGCGACGCGCTTACCATCACCGGCGAAACGGTGGCGCAGGTGCTGCGCGACGTGCCCGACGAGCCGCCGGCGGAGCAGGAGGTGGTCCGGCCGTGGCGCCGCCCGGTGTACCCGCAGGGGCACCTCGCAATCCTGCGAGGCAACCTCGCGACCGAAGGCGCCGTCGCCAAGATCACGGGCGTCAAGACGCCGCGCATGACCGGCCCCGCCCGCGTGTTCGAATCCGAGGAAACGTGCCTCGAGGCGATTCTGGCCGGGAGCATTCGCCCCGGCGACGTCCTCGTGATCCGCTACGAGGGCCCGCGCGGCGGCCCCGGCATGCGGGAAATGCTGGCGCCCACGTCCGCCATCATCGGCGCCGGGCTCGGCGACAGCGTCGGGCTCATCACCGATGGGCGCTTCTCAGGAGGGACGTACGGGATGGTGGTGGGCCACGTCGCGCCCGAAGCCGCGGTCGGCGGTGCCATCGCGCTGGTGCACGATGGCGACCCGATCACGATCGACGCCGAGCGCCGGTTGCTACACCTCGAGTTGTCGGACGAGGTTCTGGCGCAACGGC
This genomic interval from Gemmatimonadales bacterium contains the following:
- the glnA gene encoding type I glutamate--ammonia ligase, whose product is MSTTVRPRAPLRTAPSSDAAALLQLLKDRKIQVVDVKFCDLPGTWQHFSIPAATLDAEMLKEGLGFDGSSIRGFQAINESDMLLVPDVSTAFIDPVLEVPTLSLTCDIYDPVTLEPYSRDPRFIAFKAEEYLRTTGIATACYWGPEAEFFIFNSVRFDQNAFEAYYHIDSDEGIWNSGSNGKPNLGHRPRHKEGYFPVPPADRLQDVRSKIMLALIEAGVPVEVQHHEVATAGQAEIDFRFGTLVQTADRLLVYKYIVKNVCHSLGYTATFMPKPLFGDNGSGMHVHQSLWKGDENLFFDEKGYALLSETARHYIGGLLAHAPALLALCAPTTNSYRRLVPGFEAPVNLMYSARNRSAICRIPCYSSSPKARRVEFRAPDPTANPYLAFSAMLMAGLDGITRRLEPPAPIDEDLYELHDERKATIKTVPGSLAEALDALERDHEFLLAGDVFTPDVIATWIGYKRAKDVAAVSLRPHPYEFFLYYDA
- a CDS encoding P-II family nitrogen regulator, which translates into the protein MKLITCIIRPERLTEVKAALFRAGVTGISISRVSGHGGERDLVEHYRASSIVLEFREKVKIEIAVSDPFVEPTINAILTSARTGEVGDGKIFVQALEQVIRIRTGETANAALTPVTADEVQRSALQAAGSK
- the ilvD gene encoding dihydroxy-acid dehydratase — encoded protein: MAHELRSREITGGLERAPNRAMLRAVGFGDGDFSKPIVGIANGYSTITPCNAGLDLLAHRAEAAVRAAGGMPQLFGTITVSDGISMGTEGMKYSLVSREVIADSIETACGAQRMDGVVAIGGCDKNMPGAMIAIARMNIPAIFVYGGTIKPGHLDGRDLTVVSAFEAVGQFSAGRIGADELLAVERHACPGRGSCGGMYTANTMSSVIEAMGMSLPGSSTMAAEDVEKEESAARSGEVLMTAVRRQLLPRQILTRKAFENGISVVMALGGSTNAVLHLLAMARAAEVPLTLDDFETIRARVPVLADLKPSGRFVATDLHRAGGVPQVTRMLLAHGLLHGDALTITGETVAQVLRDVPDEPPAEQEVVRPWRRPVYPQGHLAILRGNLATEGAVAKITGVKTPRMTGPARVFESEETCLEAILAGSIRPGDVLVIRYEGPRGGPGMREMLAPTSAIIGAGLGDSVGLITDGRFSGGTYGMVVGHVAPEAAVGGAIALVHDGDPITIDAERRLLHLELSDEVLAQRRAEWRAPAPRYRAGVLHKYARQVSSASLGAVTDL